The DNA region AGAATTGGAATCAATACTGCATAATCCAGATTCCGGCCAAACATCAAAACCAGATTTAAGCTTACAACAATGCAAAAAGTGAACACAGAATTATCAGCAGAGAACAATATATTGTTAGATTTAAATTTTTCAACATTTGATCGACCGGATGGGATCAAAGGATTTTCAAAAACGACTTGCCTGTCCAACGTGTATCCCGTTGGAGTTACACTCGGGCACCACCCCATCATTTTCCGTATATTTTCAATCCAGACATTCATTTTACTTAGTCCTTATAATTTTGACATTCACCACAGAAAAGGATGCCTTTTTTCTTAATCAATGTCTTTTGGTTCTTCCGCTCCCAGTAAACTACTTTGAGAAAATTAATCCATTCAAACAACAAAAAACCTGTAATAAGATCCTGCATCCCTGTCAAGCCAGCCATTCTCATCAAAGAGATGATGAAAAATATGCCCATTACAATAATTAGGGAAACCAATACAAATGACATAATATAATATCGTTTTTGAATAGATCGTGGTTGTTTATATTTTCTAGTAGCAGCCCTATTAAATAAGCGCCAATCGTATACTCCGGTGAGAAGTCGGAAAAACAAACCTCCGATTGCACCTGTTAGGAGCATGTCCGGATTTACACTTTCATGTTCTACAAAAAACAAAACAGCCAGTAGGGTGAAAGCCAGTGATTTCAGTAAAATCCTGTTATGGTGTTTATTCCACCAACCTG from Methanosarcinales archaeon includes:
- a CDS encoding DUF1673 family protein; the encoded protein is MNAFKKLRLWLGWCPNATAIVTKRSLQFDELTLNAPDREGKITYLGAGWWNKHHNRILLKSLAFTLLAVLFFVEHESVNPDMLLTGAIGGLFFRLLTGVYDWRLFNRAATRKYKQPRSIQKRYYIMSFVLVSLIIVMGIFFIISLMRMAGLTGMQDLITGFLLFEWINFLKVVYWERKNQKTLIKKKGILFCGECQNYKD